Genomic window (Equus quagga isolate Etosha38 chromosome 12, UCLA_HA_Equagga_1.0, whole genome shotgun sequence):
TCGTCAGTgtctagcacagggcctggcactttAGGGGCACTCAGAAAGCATGTTCTTTATCAGGAGAGACTAAGAAGGATCTGCATTAAGTGGGCATCCAGGGGAAAGAGTCAAGGGATATTTAGAAGGTAAAATTTATAGAACTTGGTGACCAATTATAGTAGAAGATAAGAAAGAATGAGTCAAAGATAACTTACTATTTTATCTTTCATCACAATTATCTGCATATTTATCTTATCCTGTTAGAATGTAAATGCCTTGAAAGAAAGGATTGCATCCTTGAGCACTGTGCCTAGCAGTGTATTCTGCAGAGTGGGTGttcaatttaataattttttaaatagaattcctATTATCTTAACCCTGGTTTCAGAAACATTAACATATCTAGACAAACAAGAAATTTTCCTGAGGAAAGTGGTATACTATCTCACGGTACTGATATagaaacaataattaaaaaattcctggacCCTACCACCATGCAGTGATTTACAGACTTATGTAAACCCAAACCCAGTCTTCTAAGTCACAAAGCTTGGTTTGGTTTATAATGCTTTGAGTTCCAAAGACAGATTTCATAAATGATACTGAATTATCCACATCCTATTCCTAATGCTTTAGGAAAGTGAAAGCTAGCAACACACTGATTTCTAAAAAGAAACTAAGCCTGAACGTTTCAGCTGGAACAATCAGAATGAACCAGAGGTCTCACTTTCACCAAACCCTTCTATCTTTCACCAAATACTTATATCCATTTAGCAAAGGATCATTTCATCTttaacagacaaaacaaaactgaaaacttttaaatgtcCAAAGCTTAAGCTAGCAGACATAGATCAGAAACAACTCTGAAGGCGATCTACAATTACTCACAGAGCTGCAGCACCAGAGATGATTTCAATCAACTCCTTCGTGATGACAGCTTGGCGGGTGCGATTGAATGTCAAAGTCAGTTTGTCAATCATCTCAgctacaaacaaaacaaaatgattacACAACAAAATCTAAAActagaaaagaataatttgttcAGTAACTTACTCCTAGACGTATgttgcttaatttaaaaataagacattctgtttctttttgggtATCAAAATCGGTCTCTCAGAAAATCttacaaagatatttttatatattccatgAGATGCCTTTTCAAAGTACTCGCAAACTTACTGCCTACCAAGAAAGATATCCTGCCTTTAAGGcagagaatattatttttctatctcatCAGATAAGAAAATTCAAGGAAAGAGACAGTAATTGGTCAAAAATGTCATAGAATCAGCAGAGCCCAGGACGAGGCCCCAGCTCTCCTGCTTCCTGGTCTACCGAGAGAATGCTAATGTTTCTGATGCGAGGGTCTTCACGCTACTCTCAGCAACAGAACTCTGCCAAGAGACCACTGTGTGCTTACAAGCGTTCTTGCTAGCGTTGTCCATGGCCGTCATCCGGGCACTCTGCTCACTCGTGGTGGATTCCTTTAGCGAATAGTAGATGATGTTGGCCAGACTGTATTCTTGGTAATTCTTCAGCACGTCAGCATCAATATCATCGTAGATACTCATGCTCTCTGTTAAAACAAGTGATATATTTCTTTGGAGTTATGTAGCTCAAAGAGCAGTTTAATCAAAAACAGCATACTAGCGTAAAAATCCTTTATCATCACAGAGCAGAAGTAAAGGTGAGGTAGGTTAAAAGACTCAGTTCTAACAGTTTCATCTATTTCCACACTGGATTATAGCAGATTTTCAGCAAACTGTAATATGTAAACGAAGCACGTGAAATTCCACTTTAAAGAACTTCACGACATTTCACGGTTGTGAAGTCCTCTGGACAGCATCGAGCAGAGTTCCTGGCACAAAGGCAGCAAACTCTCATTAAATgttttttcaataaagaaattaaggaaagaaCTGAAACTAGTATAATGTAACAAAAATCCCAATTCTGCCATTTGATAATTGGAGACACCTGAAAGTGTCAGgcaggaaaatgagagagagaaagctttaTAAGAACATGAAAGAGTGAGAGAATTAGAGGGTGATATGAATTTTAGTAATCACGTTCCAGAAATTTAGCAGCACACTTCAAAATTCACTCATGAAGGTAAGGTGGTGAGCTAGTACAGTATTTCATCCAACTTAAGGGGCTATGGGTTATAACCCCTATTTTATGtaccaatgagaaaaaaataacatagccaattaaaaacatatgccacttgggggctggccccgtggccgagtggttaagttcgtgcgttctgctgcaggcggcccagtgtttcattggttcaagtcctgggcagCAGACAcgggactgctcatcaagccatgctgaggctgcgtcccgcatgccacagctggagggacccacaacgaagaatatacaactatgtactgggggggctttcgggagtaaaaggaaaaaaataaaatcttaaaaaaaaaaacaaaacatatgcCACTGACTGGGAGAAACATCCTaaattcagagatgttaaatgtaaaaaagtGTACAtcttagaataaaagaaatataatatacaaaaggggaaaatgccttaggaaaataaaatcagttccAGAATATTGTTTCTAGGATGCTTCACTGAGCAATGATGACTTTATTCAAACAGTAAAAGGAGAATTGAGTGGGTCAACGTAAATTAGTTGTGAACACTGTTCAAATCTCTATTCTAGAGCTTCTGATTGCACTGCGGTTAGGCAGAGTTCCCACACATGGACTGCAAAGCCAATTTCTAGCTAGGCTCTTCAAGCACTGAGAAAGCATGTCTAATTATGGCCCtcaatggatatttatttatttgttcaattaatGAAGGAATGGAGTAAGACTGTCAAACAATGAATGGATTATGATATGGAAGCCACTAATAGATGATAATAGACACAGTCTGAAATCATTTCGCTACCACAGAGACAGGCCATCCTGACAAACGAATCTCTTCCTTCCACCTGGAAAAGCACTTGTCATACAAAAACGAATTACCAGCACTTGCAATGGTGTCGAGGGAAAAGATGGGCTTTTCTTCCGTCTTGTAGGAGATGACAGACCTAGAAAtgacaaaagcaaatataaatttcaaaatgataatttttaaactgttaagtggacatttacttattttaaaatatgaacgTAAACATAAAAAAGCtttgatttctaaatttttcttgcCTGAATCGATTAAAGATGATAGATCCCTCATCaaattcatatccagaatttaaTAATTCCAGGGCAATGACCGACGCATCTCCAAAAGTAGGGGGTTTTCTTCCCACTTCTTTGAATGTCACCAGAAACTGGTCAGAGTGAGTCCTAAAAGAAAATCGAGAGACCACATAAAATAGCGTAGTGGAATACGTCTCCTGAAAGAGCACAGGGAACAAGGAAAACATATTCTCACTACGGATCAAGTTTAATTCTACGGGGAGAGGGGTCTTCACTGAATTAAACTGTTCCATGGATTCTCATGATTATTCCTTCTGCGCCTGCGAGGAACTGAGGACTGATATTCAGGCCTTTCTTGTCTCGTATTTCTCTAAgcttttatttccctccttccaaCCCTAATTAACACCCGTCCATTTCTGACATTTCCAGGCTGTGACAGCTCCTCGGAGTCCTCACTGGTTTTCAATGTCAATAGCTTTGGATATTCCCATTGCATTCCGTCTATGGTTTGGAAGAAGTTCAAAAGACAAGCAGAAAACAGGGGAAATCTATATATTCTAATATTTCCTGGAAAAAATGAAACGAGAACAAAAACTTCTCTGTGAGTATAAAATAGGTAACAAAAAAGAGGACACATTGCTAAATTATCAAAGAAACTTCCATTTATTCATGCCTGCCCCTTTAAACATAAACAATCTATATTGAAATTACCTTTGAAGTATACCCCTGATTTTATCACCAACTCCAACAATCATAACTTCTTTCCCGGCTGCTGTGAGCGTGGCCACTTCACTCTTCATCTGCTTAGCAACCGAGGAATGAATAGCACCACAAAGCCCTCGATCTGAGGACACACCAATAAGGAGGTGTTTCTTCTTGTCTTCAGGCGCCTTAATATCAGCTTTTTCATACAgagcttaaaaataaacaaaagaatttttaatatgcaatttatattaaatatagcAATTATCTCTAATTTACAAAAGTGTTGGCTGTTTTCAAAATGATGCATTTAAATTTAGGTGGCACTTGACTGATATAATCAAAAGTGTCTCAGTActtattccatttacaatcaGGATGAAAACAGTAAAGGTTTAAATCTTTACATGACAAAAGTTCCTAAGGGCCAACTAATGGCCAATTTATCTTAAATACTGACT
Coding sequences:
- the ATP5F1C gene encoding ATP synthase subunit gamma, mitochondrial isoform X3; this translates as MFSRAGVAGLSALAVQPQWIQVRNMATLKDITRRLKSIRNIQKITKSMKMVAAAKYARAERELKPARVYGIGSLALYEKADIKAPEDKKKHLLIGVSSDRGLCGAIHSSVAKQMKSEVATLTAAGKEVMIVGVGDKIRGILQRTHSDQFLVTFKEVGRKPPTFGDASVIALELLNSGYEFDEGSIIFNRFRSVISYKTEEKPIFSLDTIASAESMSIYDDIDADVLKNYQEYSLANIIYYSLKESTTSEQSARMTAMDNASKNASEMIDKLTLTFNRTRQAVITKELIEIISGAAAL
- the ATP5F1C gene encoding ATP synthase subunit gamma, mitochondrial isoform X2; protein product: MFSRAGVAGLSALAVQPQWIQVRNMATLKDITRRLKSIRNIQKITKSMKMVAAAKYARAERELKPARVYGIGSLALYEKADIKAPEDKKKHLLIGVSSDRGLCGAIHSSVAKQMKSEVATLTAAGKEVMIVGVGDKIRGILQRTHSDQFLVTFKEVGRKPPTFGDASVIALELLNSGYEFDEGSIIFNRFRSVISYKTEEKPIFSLDTIASAESMSIYDDIDADVLKNYQEYSLANIIYYSLKESTTSEQSARMTAMDNASKNASEMIDKLTLTFNRTRQAVITKELIEIISGAAAL
- the ATP5F1C gene encoding ATP synthase subunit gamma, mitochondrial isoform X1 → MFSRAGVAGLSALAVQPQWIQVRNMATLKDITRRLKSIRNIQKITKSMKMVAAAKYARAERELKPARVYGIGSLALYEKADIKAPEDKKKHLLIGVSSDRGLCGAIHSSVAKQMKSEVATLTAAGKEVMIVGVGDKIRGILQRTHSDQFLVTFKEVGRKPPTFGDASVIALELLNSGYEFDEGSIIFNRFRSVISYKTEEKPIFSLDTIASAESMSIYDDIDADVLKNYQEYSLANIIYYSLKESTTSEQSARMTAMDNASKNASEMIDKLTLTFNRTRQAVITKELIEIISGAAALE